A single window of Helicobacter pylori DNA harbors:
- the hpaA2 gene encoding HpaA2 protein, which produces MKKGSLAIVLGSLLASGAFYTALADGMPAKQQHNNMGESVDLHFHYPIKGKQEPKNGHLVVLIDPKIEANKVIPENYQKEFEKSLFLQLSSFLERKGYSVSQFKDVSEIPQDIKEKALLVLRMDGNVAILEDIVEESNALSEERVIDMSSGYLNLNFVEPKSEDIIHSFGIDVSKIKAVIERVELRRTNSGGFVPKTFVYKIKETDHDQAIRKIMNQAYHKVMVHITKELSKKHMERYEKVSSEMKKRK; this is translated from the coding sequence ATGAAAAAAGGTAGTTTGGCAATCGTTTTAGGATCGTTACTAGCGAGTGGGGCGTTTTATACGGCTCTAGCTGATGGAATGCCTGCAAAGCAGCAGCACAATAATATGGGCGAGTCCGTGGATTTGCATTTCCACTATCCTATTAAAGGCAAACAAGAGCCTAAAAACGGTCATTTAGTCGTTTTAATCGATCCTAAGATAGAGGCTAATAAAGTTATCCCTGAAAATTATCAAAAAGAATTTGAGAAGTCTTTGTTCCTCCAATTGAGTAGTTTTTTAGAGAGAAAAGGCTATAGCGTTTCGCAATTTAAAGATGTTAGCGAAATCCCTCAAGACATCAAAGAAAAAGCGTTGCTCGTTTTACGCATGGATGGGAATGTGGCTATCTTAGAAGATATTGTAGAAGAGAGCAATGCGCTTAGCGAAGAAAGAGTGATAGACATGTCTTCAGGGTATTTGAATTTGAATTTTGTTGAGCCAAAAAGTGAAGATATCATCCATAGTTTTGGTATTGATGTTTCAAAGATTAAGGCTGTGATTGAAAGAGTGGAATTGCGACGCACCAATTCTGGAGGTTTTGTCCCCAAAACTTTTGTGTATAAGATTAAGGAAACCGACCATGACCAAGCCATTAGAAAGATCATGAATCAAGCCTATCACAAAGTGATGGTGCATATCACTAAAGAGTTGAGCAAAAAACACATGGAACGTTATGAAAAAGTTTCTAGTGAAATGAAAAAGCGAAAGTAG
- a CDS encoding mechanosensitive ion channel family protein yields MRLLLWWVLVLSLFLNPLRAVEEHETDAVDLFLIFNQINQLNQVIETYKKNPERSAEISLYNTQKNDLIKSLTSKVLNERDKIGIDINQNLKEQEKIKKRLSKSIKGDDFYTFMKDRLSLDILLIDEILYRFIDKIRSSIDIFSEQKDVESISDAFLLRLGQFKLYTFPKNLGNVKMHELEQMFSDYELRLNTYTEVLRYIKNHPKEVLPKNLIMEVNMDFVLNKISKVLPFTTHSLQVSKIALALMILALLLGLRKLITWLLALLLDRIFEIMQRNKKMHVNVQSSIVSPVSVFLALFSCDVALDIFYYPNASPPKVSMWVGAVYIMLLAWLVIALFKGYGEALVTNMATKSTHNFRKEVINLILKVVYFLIFIVALLGVLKQLGFNVSAIIASLGIGGLAVALAVKDVLANFFASVILLLDNSFSQGDWIVCGEVEGTVVEMGLRRTTIRAFDNALLSVPNSELAGKPIRNWSRRKVGRRIKMEIGLTYSSSQSALQLCVKDIKEMLENHPKIANGADSALQNVSDYRYMFKKDIVSIDDFLGYKNNLFVFLDQFADSSINILVYCFSKTVVWEEWLEVKEDVMLKIMGIVEKHHLSFAFPSQSLYVESLPEVSLKEGAKI; encoded by the coding sequence ATGCGTTTGTTATTGTGGTGGGTATTGGTATTATCGCTCTTTTTAAATCCTTTGAGGGCGGTTGAAGAGCATGAAACAGATGCGGTGGATTTGTTTTTGATTTTCAATCAAATCAACCAGCTCAATCAAGTCATTGAAACTTACAAAAAAAACCCTGAAAGAAGCGCTGAAATCTCTCTGTACAACACCCAAAAGAACGATTTGATTAAAAGTTTGACTTCTAAAGTGTTGAATGAAAGGGATAAGATCGGGATTGACATAAACCAAAATTTAAAAGAGCAGGAAAAAATCAAAAAGCGTTTGTCTAAAAGCATTAAGGGTGATGATTTCTACACTTTCATGAAAGATAGATTGTCTTTAGATATTTTGTTGATAGATGAAATTTTGTATCGTTTTATAGATAAAATCAGGAGCAGTATTGATATTTTTAGCGAACAAAAAGACGTGGAAAGTATCAGCGATGCTTTCCTTTTGCGTTTAGGGCAATTCAAACTCTACACTTTCCCTAAAAATTTAGGCAATGTCAAAATGCATGAATTAGAGCAGATGTTTAGCGATTATGAATTGCGTTTGAACACTTACACTGAAGTCTTGCGTTACATTAAAAACCACCCTAAAGAAGTGCTTCCTAAGAACTTGATCATGGAAGTGAATATGGATTTTGTGTTAAACAAAATCAGTAAGGTCTTGCCTTTCACAACCCATAGTTTGCAAGTGAGTAAGATCGCGCTGGCTTTGATGATTTTAGCCTTATTGCTGGGTTTAAGGAAATTGATCACTTGGCTTTTAGCCTTATTATTAGATCGTATTTTTGAAATCATGCAACGCAATAAAAAAATGCATGTCAATGTGCAAAGCAGCATTGTTTCGCCGGTTTCTGTCTTTTTAGCCCTATTCAGTTGCGATGTGGCTTTAGACATTTTCTACTACCCTAACGCATCGCCTCCTAAAGTTTCTATGTGGGTGGGCGCGGTGTATATCATGCTTTTAGCATGGTTAGTGATAGCGCTCTTTAAAGGCTATGGGGAAGCGTTAGTTACGAATATGGCTACCAAAAGCACGCACAATTTTAGAAAAGAAGTGATCAACTTGATCTTAAAAGTCGTGTATTTTTTGATTTTTATTGTCGCACTTTTAGGGGTTTTGAAACAACTAGGGTTTAACGTTTCAGCCATCATCGCTTCTTTGGGGATTGGGGGGTTAGCGGTGGCTTTGGCGGTTAAAGACGTGTTGGCGAATTTTTTTGCTTCTGTCATCTTGTTGTTAGACAATTCGTTTTCTCAAGGGGATTGGATCGTGTGCGGTGAAGTGGAAGGCACGGTGGTGGAAATGGGGTTAAGACGCACCACGATCAGAGCCTTTGATAACGCTCTTTTGTCCGTGCCTAATTCAGAATTAGCTGGAAAACCCATCAGGAATTGGAGCCGTCGTAAAGTGGGAAGGCGTATTAAAATGGAAATAGGCTTAACCTATAGCTCCAGTCAAAGCGCTTTACAGCTTTGCGTGAAAGACATTAAAGAAATGCTAGAAAACCACCCTAAAATCGCTAATGGAGCCGATAGCGCTTTGCAAAACGTGAGCGATTACCGCTACATGTTTAAAAAGGATATTGTTTCTATTGATGATTTTTTAGGGTATAAAAACAATTTGTTTGTCTTCTTGGATCAATTTGCGGACAGCTCTATTAATATTTTGGTGTATTGCTTTTCTAAGACGGTGGTTTGGGAAGAGTGGCTAGAAGTCAAAGAAGACGTGATGCTAAAAATCATGGGAATCGTAGAAAAGCACCATTTGAGTTTTGCTTTCCCATCACAGAGTTTGTATGTGGAGAGTTTGCCAGAAGTTAGCCTGAAAGAAGGGGCTAAAATCTAA